TAAATTCTTTTACATCTTTCCTTTTTGAAAAATTGTAATACTCTCTTCCAACTCCATAAAACTCATAATTGTATTCTTGCAGTCTAGTCGCTTCCAAGGCGTGTTTTATTCCTTTCCAACCCCTCCATTGATTTGTCCAAACTATCAAATTTTCTTTTTCATCTTCATTCAATCCCCTGTCTTTGAAATAAAAAGGTTGTAATAATTCTTCTGCTTTTATTTTTTTCTTTTCTAGTAGGAATTTTCTTATAGTTCCATTGTTTGCAATAAATTTATCAACATAGGGAATCATATCGTCAAATTCTCTGTAATAATCGTTCCAATAAATATCGCTTACTGTAACTATTTTTTTAGGCTTCGTCCTATACAATAATCTCCATAAGTTGTTTTCTGATCCGTGCGGACAAGGGTGTGTGAATATAATATAATCATACCCGTCCAATATTCTCATTGTTTCCTTTATCTTGTCGACGTGTATGCTCAATTCTCCACATTCTATTTTAAAATTCTTTCCCTTGCCTATTATTTTTGGCTCTTTAATTTTGAAATTCTTTTTTGCATCAAAAATTTTGAAAGTGTGGCAAGTATGCCCTAGTCCTTTCAATAAATTGTTAGTGGAACAAGCCCTTGTAGCTATTCCGCCTATCTGGCTCAAATTGAAAACTACTATTGCAATTTTCATAATTTCCTAAAAGCAGCAAAGGATTTTTTCTCATATTCTATCTTGATATTGCTAATCCCGTGCTTACCTCTGTCAATCATTATTTGTGATACTAATTCCACCATTCCCTCGTATTGTTTGTGTTCGGGAGAATGTGAATATCCAGCGCTCCAATCTTCGATTATGTACCAGCCTCCACTCTTGACGTATTTCCACAAAGCGCTGAATGTATTTAGTGTCAAATCTTTCCTATGGCTTCCGTCGTCAATGATAATGTCGAACTCTCCAAATTCTTTTCCAATTTCCTGCATAGTAGCTACTTCTTTTTGGTCAACCTCTCTGAATGTAATTCTTTCCTTTTCCGCCAAATCTTCCGCTTCCTCTGTAAAATGAATATCCGCTCCCACAATTTTTCCTTTTGGAAAAAACTTTTGCGCCCACTCGATTGATCCGCCTTTCAAAACTCCCACCTCCAAATACTTAATTTCCTTATCCCTCAAATCTGCAAACATTTCTTCGTAGCGCTTTAATAGTCCGCCCTCCAATTTGTCCGTCCAATGTTTTAGTTCCATAGTTTTTTTTAAATGTTTAATTTTTATTCTCCTTGCTATTTCTTTTTCAAATTCCTCAATATTATCGCAATAATAATCAAATATTTCAACCTTGCTATACTCCCTGTGCCAAATGAATG
The genomic region above belongs to Parcubacteria group bacterium and contains:
- a CDS encoding glycosyltransferase, which produces MKIAIVVFNLSQIGGIATRACSTNNLLKGLGHTCHTFKIFDAKKNFKIKEPKIIGKGKNFKIECGELSIHVDKIKETMRILDGYDYIIFTHPCPHGSENNLWRLLYRTKPKKIVTVSDIYWNDYYREFDDMIPYVDKFIANNGTIRKFLLEKKKIKAEELLQPFYFKDRGLNEDEKENLIVWTNQWRGWKGIKHALEATRLQEYNYEFYGVGREYYNFSKRKDVKEFIRNDFVSNKKGNGCVDIMGFVGYDDIPKILKRAKMSFDLTGLSEKYYGHFNRTTLEGMYFGCVAIVWDTMIKNSKIPKECVIVAERGNIIDLAKKIKYYSEHEKERLAIAKNAYAFINKYIDLKKIEKQYLF
- a CDS encoding class I SAM-dependent methyltransferase, giving the protein MKLDRKIKIEVAPGRSFLGIFIEEEKDMLTFIWHREYSKVEIFDYYCDNIEEFEKEIARRIKIKHLKKTMELKHWTDKLEGGLLKRYEEMFADLRDKEIKYLEVGVLKGGSIEWAQKFFPKGKIVGADIHFTEEAEDLAEKERITFREVDQKEVATMQEIGKEFGEFDIIIDDGSHRKDLTLNTFSALWKYVKSGGWYIIEDWSAGYSHSPEHKQYEGMVELVSQIMIDRGKHGISNIKIEYEKKSFAAFRKL